The Campylobacter sp. CN_NE2 region CTAACATTTACATCGCAGCGAAAAGATCCTTCTTGCATGTTTGCGTCGCTGATGTTTAAAAAGCGTAAAATCGAGTGCAGTTTTTTTAAGTAAGCCACAGCTTCATCGCTAGAACGCATATCGGGCTCACTTACGATTTCAAGTAACGGCGTTCCTGTGCGGTTTAGATCAACCAAACTTCGTCCGTCTTCGTGGCTGTTTTTGCCTGCGTCTTCTTCTAAATGCGCTCTTGTGATACCTATGCGTTTTTCATTTCCGTCGATATTGATAAAAAGTTCGCCGTTTTCTACAATCGGCACGGTAAATTGCGAAATTTGATATGCTTTTGGCAAATCAGGGTAGAAATAGTTTTTTCTATCAAAAACACTTTTTTCATTTATGGTCGCATTTATGGCTGTGCCAAAGCTAATGGCTTTAATAACTGCTTCTTTATTTAGCACAGGCAAAGCTCCCGGCAGTGCTAGACAAGTCGGACAAACATTTGTATTTGGCTTTTCGCCAAAGCTAGTAGCACACGAACAAAAAATCTTAGTTTTAGTATTTAACTGACAATGAACTTCTAAACCGATTATAGTTTCAAACATAACGAACCTTTTTCAAAAATTTTTGCGACATTTTACAACTTTTTGCCTAAATTTACTCTTCCCACTCGGAACTTTCATCTTTGTGTTTTAAATCAAAAACATCGATTATAAGCGATAAAATCACTATTAAAACAATGCCAGGAAGCGTGCAAGCAAAGAGAAATTTAAGTCCAAAAGGTAAAAAATGCATAAAAAAATAAAATGCACCGAGAAAGAAAATCCCCCACGATGCACCTAATATAAAATAAAGAAAATTTCTTTTAAATTTGAGATTAATGCTCATCTATCACAACAGCACCCGCTAGATAAACATAGCTTAAAACCATGAAAATAAAAGACTGCAAAATCGCCATAAATGTTAGCAATGCTAACGGAACCATTGGTATAAAAGCAGGAACCAAAGAAAGCATAACTAATAGAAATAAATCATCGCCCTTGATATTTCCAAAAAGTCGGAAAGAAAGCGAAATAATGCGTGAAAAATGAGAGATGATTTCAACAACAAACATTAACGGAGCCAAAACCGCAACAGGCCCCATGAAGTGTTTTAGATATTTTACGATTCCGTTTTTGCGAATACCTTCAAAATGATAATAAACAAACACACAAAGCGCCAAAGCAAGGGTTAAATTTAGGCTTGAAGTCGGAGATTCAAAACCAGGAATTATACCCATAACATTTCCCACAAATACAAGCAGACCGATAGTTGCGATTAACGGCAAATATTTTCTAGCTAGTTCTTCATTTCCCATTGTATCCTTTCCCATATTCAAAACACCGCCAAGATAAGCTTCGGTTACATTTTGGATACCGCGTGGAACAAGCTGCATAGATCTAGTCGAAAAATACGCAATCGCTATGATAATCGCCACAGCCAACAATAGGTGAAAAATGTAGATAAAAGTGTGATTGTAAGTAAATAAACTACCCGCAAAAAGAAACATATCTTTTAACATAAAAAGCCTTTAAAAGTAAAAAATTCAGCTGTTATTCTATCTTTTATTTGATTAAATTTCATTTAAAAATTTGATAAATTTGCGATTTCTTTATGCAATTAGACATGCAAACATTCAGAAAAAATCCGAATGTTTGTATAAATTTAATTATTTAAAGGCGTATTTGTTCTATTTAAGAAAAAAATTTAGCAAATTTAAATTTTACTCATTCTACTTTGCAAAGCTTCGTTTATAAGGGCGTTTGCAACTGCTCGTTCTTCTTTTATAAAGACAAAATTTTCGCCAAATTCACCCACAAGCTCTTTTTTTCTGCCAATTCCTGTGTAACGAATTATGACATCAGCTTTTAAATTCATAGAATTTATCATTTTTGCCACGAGTTCCAACTTTTGTTCGTTTGAAATGGTTAAAATTATCGCACTTGCTTCTTTTACATTTAACGCATCAAGCGTTGATTTTTGTGTTAAATTTCCAAAATAAATTTTCTCTCCCCTACTCTGTCCTAAATGCACAAGTTCGACATCGCTATCGATGACGGCATATTCTAATCCGCCACTTTGCAATCTTCGCACAACTTCTTGTCCTATGCGTCCGTATCCTGCAACTATGATATGGTTTTTTAAATTTGATAAATCAAAACCAATATCTTCATCAAGCCCTTCAACTTCGCTTTCTATGCGATTTGCTAGGCGGCTTAAATTTTTTAGTATAAACGGCGTTAAAATCATAGTTACAACTACGACGGTGATTAAAATTTGCCCAAGTTCGCCAGAAATCATCTTTCTTGAAATCAAAATCGCAAAAATCGCTAATGCAAATTCGCCGATTTGACAAATCGAAAGTGCCGCTTTTAAGGCAACTCGCTTTTTACTAGCCAAAATCAAAATCGCATAAACAACGCCTGTTTTTATTGCCATTGTAAGCACGATTAAAACCAAAATCATACCGTAATGATTTAAAATAGTGTCGAAATTTATCTGCATACCGATTGTGATAAAAAATAGACCTAGTAAAATATCCCTAAATGGGATAAGATCGGCTTCCATTTGGTGCTTGTATTCGGTTTCTGCAATAAGCATTCCTGCGATAAATGCGCCCAAAGTGTAAGAAAACCCAAAAATATGAGCTAAAAAACTAGCACCTACAACGATAAATAAAATTGTAGCTATAAATGTCTCTTTTGATTCGGTTTTAACGACAAAATAAAGGACTTTGTTAAAGACAAATTTTCCCAAAACAAAAAGTAAAAGCAAAACGATAGTTGCACTTACGGCAGTTTTAAAAATGAGTGAATTTACAGGCGTATTATCAGCACTTGCAAAAATATCAATCATAAGCAAAATAGGAATTACAGCTAAATCCTGAAAAAGCAAAATTCCAAGAGCTTTTCTGCCGTAATTTTGATTTATATCTTTTGTATCGTTTAGTATTTTTAACACAATCGCGGTCGATGAAAGCGCGAGTGCAAACCCCACTATAACGGCTGTTTTGATATTTATATCAAAGAAATTTTCTATCAACATAGAAAAAACTATACCACAAGCGGACATTTGAAGAA contains the following coding sequences:
- a CDS encoding F0F1 ATP synthase subunit A, with the translated sequence MLKDMFLFAGSLFTYNHTFIYIFHLLLAVAIIIAIAYFSTRSMQLVPRGIQNVTEAYLGGVLNMGKDTMGNEELARKYLPLIATIGLLVFVGNVMGIIPGFESPTSSLNLTLALALCVFVYYHFEGIRKNGIVKYLKHFMGPVAVLAPLMFVVEIISHFSRIISLSFRLFGNIKGDDLFLLVMLSLVPAFIPMVPLALLTFMAILQSFIFMVLSYVYLAGAVVIDEH
- a CDS encoding cation:proton antiporter; protein product: MEIFIELFLIVTALAVVLNVIFKAFDIPTIIGYIIAGICLSQMANITHTKIIHAEEIVHVAEFGVVFLMFTIGLEFSFKHLMSMKKEVFFNGFLQMSACGIVFSMLIENFFDINIKTAVIVGFALALSSTAIVLKILNDTKDINQNYGRKALGILLFQDLAVIPILLMIDIFASADNTPVNSLIFKTAVSATIVLLLLFVLGKFVFNKVLYFVVKTESKETFIATILFIVVGASFLAHIFGFSYTLGAFIAGMLIAETEYKHQMEADLIPFRDILLGLFFITIGMQINFDTILNHYGMILVLIVLTMAIKTGVVYAILILASKKRVALKAALSICQIGEFALAIFAILISRKMISGELGQILITVVVVTMILTPFILKNLSRLANRIESEVEGLDEDIGFDLSNLKNHIIVAGYGRIGQEVVRRLQSGGLEYAVIDSDVELVHLGQSRGEKIYFGNLTQKSTLDALNVKEASAIILTISNEQKLELVAKMINSMNLKADVIIRYTGIGRKKELVGEFGENFVFIKEERAVANALINEALQSRMSKI